The Mercenaria mercenaria strain notata chromosome 10, MADL_Memer_1, whole genome shotgun sequence genome contains a region encoding:
- the LOC128546282 gene encoding uncharacterized protein LOC128546282 gives MNNATLLQRRRKSIRISKEETLLMLRAYRTHPTRWNDVIDDIKQNLDRLPQQVRELYNSATIKQLKDRLSVKLAKLMSTRNIEDQDLIGEVESIRENERRLVRNAPRAGEPMQQNGRQQNQQAPAADQENNADRGDRDRQVDGDQAAPAGRAERRDAAAAAFSDNDSEGDEQEPPRRRCRLAELVRENHEMYDKFMKKKLPKLMREFGISSSDSG, from the exons ATGAATAatg CTACGCTGCTCCAACGACGAAGAAAGTCGATTAGAATCTCAAAGGAAGAAACTCTTCTCATGCTTCGGGCGTATCGTACGCATCCAACAAGATGGAATGACGTCATTGATGACATCAAACAAAACCTTGACCGGCTTCCACAACAAGTTAGAGAATTGTACAACTCTGCAACTATCAAACAGCTAAAAGATCGGTTGTCGGTAAAACTTGCAAAACTGATGTCAACAAGAAATATTGAAGATCAAGATCTAAT AGGCGAGGTTGAGAGTATTCGTGAAAATGAAAGACGTCTGGTGCGTAATGCACCTCGGGCCGGCGAGCCTATGCAACAAAATGGACGACAACAAAATCAACAAGCCCCAGCAGCTGACCAAGAAAACAACGCAGATCGCGGAGATCGTGACCGTCAAGTAGATGGCGACCAGGCTGCTCCGGCTGGGAGAGCAGAGCGTCGGGATGCGGCTGCTGCAGCTTTCTCTGACAATGATTCTGAAGGCGATGAGCAAGAACCCCCAAGGCGACGATGTCGTCTTGCTGAGCTAGTAAGGGAAAATCATGAAATGTACGAtaagttcatgaaaaaaaaattaccaaaactGATGCGAGAATTTGGCATATCTTCTAGCGATTCAGGTTGA
- the LOC123560975 gene encoding uncharacterized protein LOC123560975, which produces MKRKKRAYSRSVQNDIERLADTNCNDFWKKIGNIGLGTERRKNVPFEVVVDGMVSKDPEIVLEEWKSNFCTLLNPAYIVNEDNVAGKPVSTCLELGDVSEEVFDCIITHEEVLYVLRKAKYGKAPGFDDIPVDLLKNETALVMLIDLYNHCFTNGMVLSDWSKGVITPVPKNSTADPRDPLSYRGITLAPVMYKLYASVLNERIYKWCEENNIINDEHNGFVKGRSTKDHVSSITDIIETRKLKKQCTFAAFIDFRKAYDFINRSKLWDKLQKSGLKGRLL; this is translated from the exons ATGAAG CGTAAGAAACGTGCTTATTCTCGAAGTGTACAAAATGACATAGAAAGGCTAGCAGATACTAATTGTAATGATTTTTGGAAAAAGATTGGGAATATAGGTCTTGGTACCGAGAGACGTAAAAATGTTCCTTTTGAGGTTGTTGTTGATGGTATGGTTAGTAAAGATCCTGAAATTGTTTTAGAGGAATGGAAGTCTAATTTCTGCACTCTGTTAAACCCGGCATATATTGTCAATGAGGATAATGTAGCGGGTAAACCGGTAAGTACATGTCTGGAGCTGGGTGATGTCTCTGAGGAAGTGTTTGATTGTATTATTACTCATGAGGAAGTGTTGTATGTCTTGAGAAAGGCAAAATATGGTAAAGCACCTGGGTTCGATGATATTCCTGTGGATTTACTGAAAAATGAAACAGCCTTGGTAATGTTGATAGACCTCTACAATCACTGTTTTACCAATGGAATGGTTCTGTCTGATTGGTCAAAAGGGGTCATAACACCTGTTCCAAAAAATTCTACAGCAGATCCTCGTGACCCGCTTTCTTACAGAGGCATTACCCTGGCCCCAGTCATGTATAAGTTATATGCCAGTGTACTAAATGAAAGAATTTACAAATGGTGTGAAGAAAATAACATCATAAATGATGAGCATAATGGGTTTGTCAAGGGTAGGAGTACCAAAGACCATGTTTCTTCGATTACTGATATCATAGAGAcaagaaaacttaaaaaacagTGTACGTTTGCAGCATTCATAGATTTCCGAAAAGCATATGATTTTATTAATCGAAGCAAACTGTGGGATAAGTTACAGAAATCAGGTCTGAAGGGTAGACTACTTTAA